The Silurus meridionalis isolate SWU-2019-XX chromosome 25, ASM1480568v1, whole genome shotgun sequence genomic interval GGAACTATgactatatttttttgtatttaatccaTGAGGTCATAGGAACTGCctgcaattttttattatttaacttcaAATCATACACAACAAAACCAGGGGTatgaaaaagaaactagagtttcTAAAAACTAGTATCACTGCGTCATAGTGTcatgcagtgtcactgtggctactaaCTCCATACCAGAAATACGATTTTTTTGTGCCCAAAAATATGATTtgaattgattattattattacatttaatattaaattttttaaagaaatgatttACTTAACTATTCAGAATGCTTGAACAAATGTCACCATTCCTTCcgtccttcattcattcacttccttgATATGTTTGCTAGCATTAGCCTCTAGTCAATTCCTGGTAAGCGGGTAATGCCAGCGCTATgaattctttagtgttttcatgcatgttctaactctagtttattttttatacccctggcattgttgtgtatgttttaacttgtaataataatactaataataataataataataataatattaataaaggcacttaaagtgcgaggcagagactaaacaaacttgcagtccacTACTTAAAATCAGATGttctacacaaaaaaatattgcattcagTACATGTGTACCAAACTGAAAGTTACTGAacaatgtatgtttattattagtgaaaccagactcaatatacggcatgaagaaaaaatattattgtaaatgtttgaaagtaattataattaatatttaaattacgtaactcatcaggacaccaaacagaacttttccACACGGGCAGTTgtaattgctggatgtgtgcatcattgcAGATTTTGCTGCTTGATTTAaaacttggcacatcagtaaaacaaacgtataataattacaaattacattttggtggtgtatttgtatatatatatatatatatatatatatatatatatatatatatatatatatatatatatatatacaaataaatagtttaaaaatcatatattgtgatttctggatttttttttttttttagattatgcctctcacagtggacatgcacctacgatgacaatttcagacccctccatgatttgtAAGTGGGAGAACTTAAGAGCAAAATAGCAGgctgttcaaatacttattttcctcactgtatataaattgaCACcttgcacatggagggtaagacacaaaagttCATCGCTAAGGAAGCTGGCTGTTCACaaagtgctgtatccaagcacattaatagaaagttgaatgaaaaaaatgtgttagaaaaaggtgaaatgaagcccattcaagaatttgggggagattcacaaagagtggactgcaggtggagtcagtgcttcaagagccaaaAGCAACAAATGTTGGTTAAaagaccatggtgttggtgtgcttgactggccagcaaactcatcAGACctggtattgtcaagaggaaaatgagaaacaaaagaccgaaaatgcaaaataaactaaacaccattttactaaagcaagaaacccagttaagacaacttcAAACCTCTAGTTGAGAAATTTCACCACTGTGGGACGagtaaaggtatatcttatcttatcctatactacaaccacaactgtgacacctacatcatctggagcagttcagaatcaacatttgtctaataacatgacaaaaatataaaatttaaataaaatacaatttactcaccagagatgcattcttataatttgcaccactcctcagaggcaGTGGTACCACTTGTATTTACTGGGCTGagactagctagctagcttccaggttggccgacctcctcatgatgtctagctttccttgaaaatttatttttaagtgtgtcctagaccaaataaatttctccttctccgtaggcataaaaaaagtctaaatcagatatattaatgtgtgcagagccaAACAGAATTGTTTTGCTAGGCGAACTtgactgtaacagtttccctctgaccaaaaaatcattatcaaaataatgacgctatataaactttctttcggcttctcccattaggggtcaccacagcggatcatccgcatgtttgatttggcacatgtttttacgctggatgcccttcataacgcaaccctccccatttatctgggcttgggaccagcactaataGTGGcttgggccgcagcggtgagagctccacatcctaaccactagaccaccagggagatatatatatatatatatattggggtTATATTACCCCATGGGGTAAAACAACAGGTGCCAAATTACATTTTTGCCATCATTTTACAGCATGGCTTGGGAACTAAAGTGATCATATAGGCGgtgttcaattttatttttagcctTTCGGCATGCAGAACACGTGCATGAGACACTGCGAGCGCAAACGGTGTTTTCTGTGccatttttatgcttttgacTATTATCGTGTTTTCATACCGTGTCTTTTCTTAAATGATCTGTTCGAGTAATGAAATGAGTTTTCCCTGTAATTTCTCTGCCCGCTTTAGTGCAGAAGTCGCAAAACATTTGTTTCTGCGTCTCATGAAAACTCTTGAATccaattatttatgtttttactgACTAACATAGAAAGATGGTCCTCAGTGCCTCTGCCGCTCACCCTATCTCTGAAGCTGGCACAAACTGCAGCCTGCAgtttgtaatttatatatatatatatatatatatatatatatatatatatatatatatatatatatacactttatatattaCTTTACTTGCCTTTTATCTGGATTTAATTGTTTAGCTTAAAGCTGCTGCCATCACTAGCACTAACAACTGCAATGTCAGCACATATGTAGAAACTAGTCCAAACAAAATGACTCTGACAGTGTTAAAAATCATGGTCAAAGAAAAGGATTAGTCTGCTCTAGCTGAGGTCGCAGGACAGAGATCCTGTCATTTATACAGCTACCATGCGCTGAAAacatcacttttttatttaagccACTTCCTCTCTGGAAATGAGAAGGGAAACAAGAAGTTTCCTGTTTTTCTAATTTTTAGGAATGTTCTTTACACACTGCTTtgttctcattcacacatggcacttttttttttttttttttaacccatttCTGTATTCAAGAAAACAAGGTTGTTAAATTGCAACTTGAATAATTTGATATaacaaagttgttttttttctgtgaatatTGTGAAACAGTATTGTAATCActgcatatgacaaaaaaatataatcaaatcaCATACAATTCAGTAGTATAGTCTAAATCCCATGgctatattttaataaagacAAAATCTAGTATTTAGTACAGAACGAATATCTGCCACAAAAATCATGAATTTAGTTAGTACATATATAATACTACAGTAAATTTAACTCTTTAAGTTTctatttacaattaaataaattttctgACCCCTACTATGAACTCCAGGTCAGTATATCAGCAGAAACTAGACAGGAAAGATAGGAAGGATgaacagaacacagagaggaagaaaacattttttcaccCTTTACAAACAAGGCATgaatactgtgcaaagattttAGGCAGGTTTGTTTCAGTTATGCTTTTTACTGACCATGATTTTGCATGCAAATATCTTGCATGAAAtcaaactgaaaataaaattttaatcacTACTCTTTTACAGATTATTTTAATCACACTATGCCATGCTCAAATTTATGGTTTGGTGAGTAACAGTAAAGCAAATGTAATAGAAAGCACTTAATAATGTGCAATTTTATAAGCTTCTGATAATGAGGATGGAAGCTGTTTGTTAAAATAActatgaatgcagcaatgtagtGGATGcagcaatacagtatatacagtaaaagtCAAAAGTTTAGAGACACCTCCTCCTTCAcaattttttgggtttttttgttttacaacaTTCAAACTTTGGAAGAACATGAAAGGATTTATGTAGTAACCAAAAACTGTTAAACaacatagaaaatgttttataatttagattgtccaaagtagctatATTTAGCTTAGATGACAGATTGACACAAACTCATGGAATTCTCTCAGATTTATAAAGCAACCACCTGGAATGATTTTTAATTCATCAGTGGGCCTGTAAAGAGTTACtctgtgacatttcttgcctttttttttcaatgtgctGTAAAACAATTAGTTGTATTGTGCAGATAAAAGGGTGAGTACAGCATCGATagccctattagtgctactacaactattGCACAAATGTCCATATTATATCAAGaaacacaattaaataaaggaaaaacacaCTTGTATACATGTATTTTCCAAATGCTgactccaaaaccatcaaacactaTGATGATATAGGCTCTCATGATGACTGTCCCAGGAAAAGAAAACCAAGatctacctctgctgcagatgATAAGTTAATTAGAATTTACCAGCCAAAGAAAACACTAGTTTTCTAGGTCTAGGTTATGAAAGAGCTATTTGTTGATGTAGGAGAGCGATGGAGTGCTACACCTGGCCTCCACAGACATCTgatctaaaatatatttgatagtATCGAATGAGTTGGACTGGAGagggaaggaaaagcagccaacaagcaaaCACGTCTGAGAACTCCTTAAGATAGGTGGAAAACCATTCCCAGTTAATACCCCATGACGCATGACTGTACAGTAAAAAGCTGTAGGAAAAAgaggctactttgaagaatcaAAAATTCAATGTTATTTAACACGTTTGTTGAttacataattccatatttgTTCTGTCATAATTTCAATGCCTTCAGTATTAATATACAGCGTTGAAAGcaataaagcacttttgtacgtcgctctggataaggtcgtctgctaaatgccacaaatgtaaatgtaaatgtaaaaacaaaaaaatttttttttataggctaACAAAAAAACTTCATATCTTTATAAATGCttatgcagtggtggacaaagcaGACAATTCCTCCTGTAAATCACAACTCTTTAAGCAAAGTTTTCTACTGTTACAGACACAGAGCCAGCATACTTTTAAACCTGGGGTTACAGTTGTGGTCTGACAACAGGTTCCAATTGAATGCATTTTAGGTATTCTTTTGAGATGTAGTAAAAAGTTATTACAAAATGTGTTGAAGTTTAAATTagtttcacaaaataaaaatactctgATAAAGTGCAGAAACTTAAAGTAaggtaacaaagtaaaaaaattttcagCTACTAATTGCTGCTACTATGCAGAAGTTAGCATAAAAAGATGTTGATTAGATGAAAATTGCAGgtacacattaaaacattacatacaTGTTTTTAAGAAATGAAATAGACAGTGGGCACAGGAAGgatgatattaatattatgttaGCTTTTCGTATgcaattctttctttttgcacGTGTCTGgacatattataaaaatatgctAGAAGCACATTACAGTGTGTGCATTCTGTGGGATACATATTTTGGACATTAGCACAGTGTCGACATAAGGACAAACTATTGCAGTGCATTGTGGAGCTTAATTAGGACGTGGTATTATTGTAGAATATACTCACATAAACCGGTGTTCTTAAGCTCGTTGAAAGACGATAATTTAGTCTGCTtgtaaatcattatttatttctaatggTCATAGAAATTCTggtgatgttagaaagctgaTGATATAATAGATTCAAtcaaaatctggcaacccttcAGCCAGCCCTATAATCGTGACACCTGAGGGAAGGCGTCGAGTCTCCAATCTGTGTATGTCGAGTATAAGTTGCTCATTTGGGGTTTTGAGTCTCAAACCAGCGCTTATTACTCTAGGCTTGTGTAACAGCCattcattatcatcatttttATATGGAAGTCAGCAACGCCTAAAGCACAACAGGTAAATGGTGCTGCAGCATCTCGGTCACGTATGTGTCAgcgtttatttaattttttaccaACAGTTACATTGAATTTTGTTAAGCATCGGATGTGTATGTGTCCTAAACTAAATGAGTCATACTTATcccaaattaaaaatattacttgtatttctttctttctttctttatttgttcatttatttgtatgttaaaACCTCTGCGTTTTAAAGTGTCTGGTATTTAGCAGTATTTAGTTAATCCTGTAGCCTTTTACTTAATGTTATACTGCTCATTTAGTGTCCTCCTGTTCgaacacacctgacttctctCAGTAGCTCATTCATACATTTGAAGTTTTTAAGAAAGACTTAGCTCAGGGTACAATGAAAAGAAGCCGCTGCGCTAAACTGTACCATACCGTCCACATTATGCCCTGAttatattgaagaaaaaaaaatctgaacatttTACTTATAATTAAATAGCgtggaaaaaaaagctgattttaAGACGCGGGATTGTAATTTGCAGGAATACATCAGCAGCCTAGTTTATTTGACCCACATGTTCCTAATCACATCTGATCTAGGGTCTAATATGCCCTCAGAAAACACTTctcattttgtttaatatattatgcattttatatttacagtccagggcattataatataacataaaatataaacattttcattttagatAATAACCTTGACTTCTGCAGGGAAGCTTATAAATGAAATGTAGACACACGTTCTCAATTATTAAGTCAGTAAGTGCATCTTTGATactggcttcttttttttctccaatgtATATTGTCTCCTGTTTACTAGCTTCACTAGCTCATCCCCACTACTTTTATCTATTCTTCTAAAGCACAAGTGTTACCAGTGTTAAATTTACCAGTGTTCTATGCATAACGCTTGTAAAAAATAATGGCCCCAACAATTTCAGCATTGATAAATTCGTTAACATATAACCAACTCGGGTAAATATTTCTAGTTATCCTGCTGATTCAGAACTATTTCAGGCTGGTTTTATGTGCACCTTAAACTTTTGCTGACTGATGCATTTTAATGGAACGCatcatttatcttatttattgaACAGCAAGAATAATAaggtaaatgttttttctgtgcCACCAAATGGTtaaatagattattattattgtcccTTACACAGACTGCACGTGATTATGCGATTCAACACAACTCATGACtaaagtacaaataaattaaatatttacttcaGTTCTATATGAAGCTTTTGGGGGACTTGGAAACCTCTCTAAATGTAATTTAGTTTACCCTTAATGATATTCAGTGTTTGCGGTATTTATCTGAAGCAAGTCAATGCACATCACAAGTGTATTTAAGTAGCACCTAAGGGAAGAATCTGAAGCTTATTTGTTTTAGGCTTTCAGTGTCAGGATTTTGAaaatcaattatatatttttgcccTACTGAATTATTGGTGTTGCGACATTAATGTGTAACAAAAAACATCATACTGAGGTTTTAACTATGACCTATAAAATACTTAACTATGACCTATAAAATACTTGTGTGCACTTGTATTATAATTTCAGCACTACTGTGTGTTAacagttaaatgtttttttattctgttcataATCTTAATTCCCTTTCTCAGAACATGCTATATTctcgtgtgtgcatgtgtgggagCATGACagtgagtaaaagaaaaatgaaattgaattgtCTTTGTGAATTGCTGTGATATTTCCTCTTAAAGTTAATGTTAACATAAATTCCTTAGTTAGCTAGTCACTGAACAATGATTGCATTCATGTGATTGAGAAGAAGCCTGGGTTAATGTAAAAGCCACAGCAAATGAATGTCACAAGATTTCTACATGTTCAGGTCATTAAAGATGTCACCACATATCTTTAACGACCTGaacatgtagtgtgtgtgtgtgtgtgtgtgtgtgtgtgtgtgtgtgtgtgtgtgtgtgtgtgtgtgtgtgtgtgtgtgtatttaatataaataaagttgaATCATGTACGTACAAGCAATGCAACTTTCATGCAATGCAACATTAATATCTCAAAATAATTCACTGTCTAATGTCAAGGTCTGGCATGAATATACGGGTGAATGAAAACTGTTCTCAGCAGTAGAATGGTTTTGATTATGATAAACAAAAGGCAAGCAGAGGCAAAATTAACTGGATTTAATTGGGCAACCTTTGATCTTGGCCAACCTTTAACCATAACTTTTTAGCAGCTCTTATTGCACTGTGAACAGTCGAGCATAGCATCTGAAGGTAGGGCTCTAAggctttattttcctttctaaCATTTACTTGGACATTacgttttgtgtgtatgtgtctaaaCTGTTTGTCTTAATTATAAAATTGATTGTTTAGTAGTACCTTACGTGGTTTGTTGAGGCTTAACTTAAGCAttacttgttttttcttttatctggaATCACTTGTGTGTTTTCAGAGTGCAAGAAGTGCTACAAAAGGATAGTTTTGTCACGTGTCATGCCACGCTGATGTTAAAGTGCACAATGCATTTGTTAAGCATTAAGCTTTGGGGTTTTTTCCATAGAGAGAGAAACTACAGTTGATTTTCCCTACCTCTTTAGGTCCATTGCTGAGGCTATGTGGTTGCTGAATAGCCTAACTGAATGTGATCCATGTTTTGAGGAGGctttgcttcttttttcccctgagGTACCGCTACCATGTCAACAGAAGTACAGCCTGTGCCTGTAGCCCCCGCAGGACCCATGGCTGAATCTACAGTGCCTGCTGTTACCAAAGAGACCAGCGCAGGGCTATCTGAAAACCATACAGCCGCAACCACAAGCAAGTTTTTTtcaagagagaagaagagaggtACAGTAGTGTTTCTTCAACTTTAGAAAGTTTAAGTTTTTCTGACAGAGGGTATAACCCTAAAACCTTTAGATTTTAACCACGctctgcattgtttttttttttttttttttttgttttttggtctgTTCATTAATCTTTCTCTTCTCAGCTCCAGAGAGGACTGATGAGTATCTGCTGGCCAGGTTTCAAGGTGATGGTGTTAGATATAAGGCCAAACTGATTGGCATTGATGATGTGCCTGAAGCTAGAGGGGACAAAATGAGTCAGGACTCCATGATGAAACTGAAGGTACAGATCCAAAATGGCTAACCTCAAAAAGTGGtgccctgtaattaaaaaaattcagatgtgacattaaatatacataaacatttctAACCCTTCAATTACAAAGGTAACGGGTATATGACACACTTCTGTGGTCTTGTGGTTTCTggttctgtgtttgtttttgtagggCATGGCTGTAGCTGCACGTTCCCAAGGAAAACACAAGCAAAGAATCTGGGTGAACATCTCTCTAGAGGGAATTAAGATAATTGATGAAAAGACTGGTGTAAGAAACACAATTTTGATAAATTTTAGTCATTAGTTTACAATATCATTACATTGACCCCATGTGTTAGTATGCTCCTGTTGctgattttatgtatttatttattgctgttcTTTCTCTTGCAGGTGATTGAACATGAGCATGCAGTGAATAAGATCTCATTCATTGCTCGTGACATCACGGATAACAGAGCGTTTGGATATGTGTGTGGGGCAGAAGGCCAGCATCAGTTCTTTGCCATCAAGACAACTCAGCAGGTTTCTGCTGGCCCTTGATCAATAAGCAAttggcagattttctttttgAGAAAATTTGTTCAGTCTTTATATCGGCATGTGCCAGATTTGTGATTTTAAACCTAATCTCTAAATGTACACACAGTCCACATTTCCTCTGACCACTAGCTCGTCTTTAATGCAACTCAAAAGAACGAGTCGTCTTAAAGAGTGATTAGTGATTTTCTCTGTAGAATACACCCTTTtatacacaggaaacagaagtgAATAGTTCTTCCAACTCTTCCAGTCAGAgttattcattcttttatcacATGACCCCCATAGAggctatgcagtgcattacataggaaacagaattgagtagttcatcatGACTCCTCTAGTCTAAGACGTTTGCTCTATTATCATGTGACTCCCGTAGAAGctacaaaatgaaagaaataatgaCACGGACCACAAGATATGAGCGGTGAGCTACTCATTCTGTTGTAAAAATCACATGAAAATGTTCTTGGCTGCAATGTCATATTTTCCATTACTGTAGttaaagtttgtgtatgtagacgtgttgggggatctacttatttaaatttttcattCGATctaatttctgatcaaagtatgtgtgtgtgtgtgtgtgaaataaataaaacataacaccAAGATGTCTCTTTTCTTTAACCCTTCAGGCACAACCCCTGGTTGTGGATCTGAAAGATTTATTTCAGGTGATTTTcaacacaagaaagaaagaggctgAAACTACACAGAAGGTAATATGGTTTGTTGAAACTGGcaccaatttttattttatgtaacaaTATCCCTGTCTTATTAGTGTATCTGACTTTACTGCTCAGCAGATAAATATGACCTCATGGCAAAGCTTTCACGTGTGTTTCACCTACTATTACTACGAAAGCTGTTGCATTACTTGTCTGAAAGATGACTGTTTACAATTTGGTTATGCTGCACTCTAGTGGTTATTTGCAAGTGTGCTATTCCAACACGTTCTTCCGCACccttttcttaaaaacaaaacaaacaaaaaaaacaacctttgttttttcttatttttaaggATGATTCCAGTACTGTTATTGAGGTAGGCATTGTACAATTAAGTAGCCTAATGCATTCTTTTCAACTCTACTGCATTGATATTTGACTAgatttaatttctttctctgtttaaaGAATGGAAGTGATACTTTGCTCAGTCTGGATGGTCAAGTGGAGTCATTAAAAGTAAGATTGCTTACTAATTTTGTCATTAGGTGTTCAGAATAATTAAACTTAACAAATCTATTTGAAAGGATGAGAAATTTTATTTCTGCATGCAGCTTATGGAACAGATGGACCTTTTTGGAGACATGTCTACACCCCCAGATATCAACTCTCCTATGGTAATACATGGTTAATCCACATTGCTACTCACTAAAGGATCTAGATTATTCTCTTAGGCATCAACAAGTGTAACTGTAGTTACAACCAAGTATACTTTCATTTCCTTCTTCCACATTTTTTTGTGATCAGGATGCTTGCATAAATCATACAGAGGTTAATCTTTCCATGATTACTGAATAATTAGCAGATGTTATGTAAAGCTGGATATTAAATAAGAACATAAgacccttttttaaaaaaagaatttttaacCTCTTTTCCTTTGAAATAGTTCTGTTAATTTCCTTTCTATTTTTCCAGGATTAagcttttaaaaatactttttttgagCTAAAATCATggtacatttgacatttttacctTCTTGTCTCAAAGAGTTAAAAAATGACTGATTTACAAATTAGCAAGCTAAATGTCATAATTATCGACTTTGCAGTGCTGGCACATTTTACAAAGGATATTTAAAAGTCACATATTTATGGCTTTATCTATGATCCGGCAGTATCACTGGACAACCCAATCTGATTTTACCTTACTAGCAAATTCTACAATTTTAAGGTCTAACcaagactctctctctctctctctctctcttacttttattttcataatcTTGTCATCTTTTTTCCTAtccttctttccctttttaAAATTAGCTGAACAGTGTTTTGTTGCTGGAGCTTGCTTCTGTGATTGATGCCAATCAGAACCACCTTAAAGACAATCCTTTCATTTCTTATCCAACAGTTCCTTGTAACACACCCACTGATGCCCCATTCTCTTCAGTTTTAGATAAAGTCTTCAGTACCAGTCCAGTCCCATTCAGTAATGAAGCATTTAATCCACTTATTTGCCAGTTTGGCACTTCCATTTCTAATGTTTCACCCATGTTGACCAACTGCACATCAGTTATTTCTGATTGCTAtatgaaaggggaaaaaaagagcccTCTTTTTTCCAACCTGAATGATCAAACAAAACTGTACTTACCCCAAATTCCTTCTCCACTGTGTAATGGTCTCAGCAACTCTTTGCTTCCTATACTTCAATCTCCACCTGTCTGTAAAAGTCAAGCTGTGCCACCTGTTTTACATAATGATGGGGTGATAGCCCTTTGTCCCCCACCACCAAGCTCTAACTGTGGCCGTGTGCAGAGGAGACGGAAGGTgaacttttgttttttgcacactATTAATTAGCTGGTAACAGTGATGGGTGATGGGTGGTGTTTCACAGGTGCCATCTGAATGCAgttgattaaattcattatttctgCATGCTAATCTTGGtcctcaatatttttttttttttttttgcttgctggTAAAGGCTTTTTTTATGACCATGGTTGAGAGTAATATGTGCAATTTCTGCTTTGTTTGTACACATAAACctaattaaattttaaagtttaaatgtatttttcagtCATGATGTGTGAAATGTGATAACTGTATTATGTGTGTGAGCGATTCCTTGCTCTCTCCACAGTCTTCTGGAAATGAAATGATTGGGACATTTGCATCACCAACTCAGGGTGAAGGTGAACACAAAGCCCATACCAGTTCCACTATTCCAGGAGATCTGTTCAACCCTACGATCACCTCCACAGCTGCTATTCGTTAGTagagtttaagtttatttctcaGAGTAACTATGTATTCATTCAGTGacctttatttaaattaaacagcaAAATTCCATCCacataaaaactgtttttttttattttattttttttttacagtggtggtggtggccaTTATGCAgtatataatgcatttaatacttattcataaatataaatattttttttttttgtgttcccTTCATTCATTTTAGTGTCCATGCCATTGGGATCACCATCATTTTGTCAAGCTTCTACAACAGGTCCATGGGGTCAACCAGCCCTCACATTGTTTCCTGCCCAAGTACCAGTCCAAGGTACACCATTAAATTCTATTGCCCAACCCTGTGGTTTTGGAACACCAGTGCCTCAATGGGGACAGCAGATGCCTCCTTCAGTTGGTACTCAAGCTTGGGGCCAACTAGCAACAACAGCAGCCTGGCCCCAATCTGGCATGGTGTCCAACCCCTGTCAGCCCTGTCGATTTCCCTCAATGATTGCTCCCCCTGGAGGAATTACAGTGCAGCCTTCTTCAGGACACCCCCTTCTGCCATGTCGGCCTCCCCCTACAATGGAAGAGTTACCGGCtattaaaaatgcttttacTGCTCTGGACCCTCTCGGTGGAAAGGAACAGAAAACCGGAAAGGATATGTTCAAAGATTTTCAGATGGCAAAACCTGGAAGTGCCGCTCAGTTAAGACAAAACACTAACACATTTGATCAGTACTTCTCCAACAAAGTTGGAGTAGCCCAGGAAGCAGCTGACCATGATGAATTTGACATCAACCAGCTCTCTGAAAAATCTGTTGGTAATAACCTAGACAAAATTGTTTCTGcttataaaaatgtaagaactGCACTTATTGtgtgttcattatttttttagagCCTCCAGTACCTGTACTTCAACAGGCCTCTACAGCTACTAGACGAGTTCTGGCTCCAAGCTTGAACCATTCCTCAACAGGATTGAACTTGGATGCTGCTTTCACTCCTAATCCAGTTCCAATTCCATCAGACTCTGACCCTTTACCTGTTGCCAG includes:
- the dab2 gene encoding disabled homolog 2 isoform X1, with translation MSTEVQPVPVAPAGPMAESTVPAVTKETSAGLSENHTAATTSKFFSREKKRAPERTDEYLLARFQGDGVRYKAKLIGIDDVPEARGDKMSQDSMMKLKGMAVAARSQGKHKQRIWVNISLEGIKIIDEKTGVIEHEHAVNKISFIARDITDNRAFGYVCGAEGQHQFFAIKTTQQAQPLVVDLKDLFQVIFNTRKKEAETTQKDDSSTVIENGSDTLLSLDGQVESLKDEKFYFCMQLMEQMDLFGDMSTPPDINSPMLNSVLLLELASVIDANQNHLKDNPFISYPTVPCNTPTDAPFSSVLDKVFSTSPVPFSNEAFNPLICQFGTSISNVSPMLTNCTSVISDCYMKGEKKSPLFSNLNDQTKLYLPQIPSPLCNGLSNSLLPILQSPPVCKSQAVPPVLHNDGVIALCPPPPSSNCGRVQRRRKSSGNEMIGTFASPTQGEGEHKAHTSSTIPGDLFNPTITSTAAILSMPLGSPSFCQASTTGPWGQPALTLFPAQVPVQGTPLNSIAQPCGFGTPVPQWGQQMPPSVGTQAWGQLATTAAWPQSGMVSNPCQPCRFPSMIAPPGGITVQPSSGHPLLPCRPPPTMEELPAIKNAFTALDPLGGKEQKTGKDMFKDFQMAKPGSAAQLRQNTNTFDQYFSNKVGVAQEAADHDEFDINQLSEKSVEPPVPVLQQASTATRRVLAPSLNHSSTGLNLDAAFTPNPVPIPSDSDPLPVARLFDDAFGSSFVAPLTTSGSASQTSAKAGTFVDPFGENPFA